In Panicum virgatum strain AP13 chromosome 5K, P.virgatum_v5, whole genome shotgun sequence, the genomic window TATCTGTTCTAGGCTTCTGACAAGAGGTTCTTCGGCTCATGGCAGAAAGTATAATGTAGTGGTAGTAGTTAACTCATATGCCACCAATCCTGGAACGACAGGCTTAAGAGACATTCTTTGGTTGCTTGACAAAAGAAGTAAGATTCGCAAGATTGAAGAACGAATCCCGTAGCTGATAGCTTGAAGTAGAATCTACTATAGGCTCCCATGAATATTCGCCCAAAAGATCGACCGAGAATCCACAGGATGAGTGATTTCACCATACAAGATCCCGCATATATATTCTTCTTCCTGGCTCCCTCCCTGCCTGCTCCTTTCCATTTCTCTAGTAATAAACAAGGTTCGCAAATCGCAAGATTAAGGAATCAGAACCCGTTGAAAAAGGCCTGCCCAGATTCGACCAGCCAAGAAATTCCGCACATTCCTATAGCTAGGCTTTCCTATCCAACTACTGCCATGGCCAAGGCCGCCCAGAACCAGCTACCAGGAGTAACCCCGCGCAGCACACGGCAGCAGATCAAGAACAGCGGGAAGAAGAAACCAATCAGAGAGCAGAGAACGGGGCAGAGGTTACCTTCACAGTGCACGAGGTGCGGCAATGGCGACAAACGAGCGGGGAATCAGCAACCGAGGAGATACGTGACACAGAGAGTGAGGGAGCGGCAAAGGCTCTCCCCCCCAAAAGATACACCGTGGTGGATGCAGAAGTGAGTGGTGGCCGAGGTGAAGGCGTCGTTGCAGATCGCGTCGGAAACGgggaggcggagcggcggcgcctggACGGAGGAGAGGTGGCGTCACCTGgatggaggaggggcggcggcaccTGGCGCGGACGCGGAGAAGGAGGTGGTGGGGGCTGTCCCTCGTCACAGATCGGACATCAATTGGCGCGCCCGCGCCGATCCGAGGCCCGATTCGCGGCCGGagttggcggcggaggcgagatTTGAGGGCTAGCAGAAGGTAAGGTGGCAGCCGCAGGtggggaagggaaggaggaggaagaggtggtGGCGTTAGGGGAGGGGGAAGCCGGCGGCGCCTTGCGACGAACGCGGGGGCGGGGAGAAgcctcgcggcggcggtgctgcgcgACGTACGCAGGAGTGGGGAGGTCGATGCGGCGGCCCGGGATGCGGCGAGGACGCCTGGAGGCGGCGCGGTCGAGGCGAGGAGATGGCCCGCCCTAGGGACCCGGCCGCGTGGCCGATGCGGTCCGCGCCGCCGGAGCAGGGCCCGGCCCCCTCTGGATCTGCTAGATCCCGATGGCGGGGAGGACGGAGGGCGGCGGATGCGGATGGGGCGGAGGGTGCACGGCGGCCGGGGGAGATGCGGAGGTGCGGAATGGAGACCTGCCCACGGGCGAGGGGCAGCGACTGGAAGCCGTTTCGGCTAATGCGGCGGGCCGGTAATGGAGATGAGCCGTTGGTCCGGCTGCTTACCAAAAGTCCTGCCGAACGGCTGGATTGGGCCAGCCGAACAGCTGGATTGGGATGCAGCCCAGGAGCAGCTCAAAAcagaccagccgaacacggtgattgAAGGCTCGTCGCATACCACTAACGGAATACTACCGGTTAAACTTTAGAATAATCCAAAAATATGAGTACCTTTGCAAAAATTGGTGACTTGGTGCTTCTCTTTTTAAGATTACACAATACAACTCAAACAGTTGAAAAATACACTCACACCCATCTCTATAAACGCACGTACGCAAATCCTACTGAGCTGGTAAATCGTCGAGATCCGTTTTGCCGTACTTAATTTGTTGCATTGTTTCAAATGACAGATTGATTTAAAAACAAATTATAAactgaggccgtgtttagttacaaaaatcaaaattccaaattttttttccggcacctgcatggagacttaaatctagacgaaataaaaaacgcattacgactgctgcctgtaaatcgcgagacgaatctaatgaacctaattaggccgtaatcagaagctaaattgctacagtaatgctacagtaaacaacctctaatgacggattaattagactcattagattcgtctcgcgatttatagacgagttctgtaatttattttgtgattagtttatgtttaatacttcaaatgttgaaagatgctttttcaaaaattttacggagcgcaactaaacggggcctgagCAAAAATTTTAACATCCCAGCACGTTTGAAAGTTGAAACGTCCTAATCCCTTCCACGTGCAagaattttggtcaaattttgcGTCCATTCATAGATTTTATCCTAGGATCTCTTTACAGGAAGGCGCACGCAACCACCGCCTAGCCTTCCGGAATCTCCCTCCCTCCGAACCCATCCCTCTCCATCTCCGGCTATCCCCCGCCGTCTCggcttcctcctcccctcccctcaccctCCTGCTCTGTTTCCTCCTCGCGCACAGATTCCGCAACCCCACCCCGGCTCGGCCTATAAATCGCACCAGCGCAACCCCGAATCCCCGCAAAACCCATCGCCCAAGCCAAGCGCGAgcagcaacgccgccgccgccgccgccgcgatgaTCCTCCGCATCCGCAGCCGCGACGGCACGGACCGCATCACGGTCCCGGACCCGGcctccgccaccgtcgccgacCTGCAGCGCCTCATCGAGTCGCACCTCACCGTGCCCGTCCCGCTCCAGCGCCTCTCCCTCGAcccggccctcctcctccccagcccctccgccgccgtccccctcCTTGCCAACCCGGCCGCCACGCTCGCCTCGCTCCGCCTCGCCAACGGAGCCTTCGTCTACCTCGCCTACCCGCCCGACGCGcgctccgcccgcccgccgccacccaaggcgctctccgccgccggctcctTCGGCAAGAAGATGACCATGGACGACCTCATCGCGCGCCAGATCCGCGTCACCCGCCAGGAGAACGCGCTCTGCGCCGTCGCCTCCTTCGACCGCGACGCCGCCAACGCGTTCCAGCTCTACGTCGCCGAGTCCCTCGCGTTCGCCGTCAAGCGGGCGGGCTTCCTCTACGGCCGCGTCGACGCCGAGACCAAGGAGGTCTTCGTAGACTTCATCTACGAGCCGCCGCAGCAGGGCGCCGAGGACGTCGTCCACCTCATGAGGGATCCCGACGAGGAGGCCCGCGTCGACGCAATCGCCGAGGGGCTCGGGATGCGCCGCGTCGGCCTCGTGTTCACGCAGGCCGTGGGGAGGAAGGCCAGCGAGACAGGCGAGTACACCATGTCCAACAGGGAGGTTGTGCAGGCCGCCCAGCTGCAGGCTGAGGGTGGGATCCCGGAGTGGATCACGGCAATAGTGAAATTGGAGGTGGGGGGTGACGGTACTGGGGACGTGCACTTTGAGGCCTTCCAGATGAGTGAGATCTGTGTAAAGCTCTTCAAGGATGGGGTACTGGAAACTGAAGTTGGGGACACCGATGATCCCCGCTTGTCCAAGATGCGGAAGGAGGTGGTGGCAGGGGGTAAGGATACTATGGAGGTGGACAATGACTTCTTCCTCGTCCCTGTCAAGATCTCTGATCACCAGGTATACTTCTTTACTCACTTCTGCTATGTATTCTGTAGTTTGAAATTTATCAAATAAGAATGGATGGGGGATATATATTTATCTAGTATAATTAGGCAGTACCACGTTTTATCTCTTTGCGTTGTGTGAATGTACCTGTGGCTTATTTTGATCCAATGTTGTTCAATTAGTAGCAATACTGACTTTTGTAGTGAACCAAGTCATACTTTAATTGGACATAATTGTAAGTAAATATAATTAATTTGCCATAATATTCCAATTCAAAGGGGCAGCatcaggattttttttttttgttgacagGAAGGGTTGCTGCTTCAGTTGTAGCTGGCTAGTTCATGAGCTATTTGTTTATTTAAAATTGCCAGTATTATGAAAGGCGCCATAGCTGGGTTGAAAAATCGAACATTTTATAAATGTAGAACATAAAAAAGATATGCGTTTGTGCTAGGGAGCAATTGATCAATAATCCATGCTTCTCTGTGGGTTTTGAATAACATGTTGACCTGAAACCATAGGATTGCCCACTTTGGTTTGTCACACAATTGTTGAGAGAAAGAATTCTTTGTGTGTGATACTTGAACTGAGACAGCCTACTCCACACTCCGTAGTAGTTAAAGAGGTTGCCCTTTTGAGGGTAATATTGTGATTCAGTCTTTGAATCACATCTAGATGACTAGATAGAGATGTAAGGACTTAAACGGCATTGTTGACATGAAGATATGCTTAGAGTGGGTATGATGCATGGATTGGGGTTGGTTATACAGAGATTTATAGTTCTATTATACCATATTGTTATTTTTAAACAAAAGAAGCTTTGGCATTTTTCTTTATAAGGTGAGCACTTATGTTGGCCCTAGTACCCAAATAAGTGTAAAAACACCTGCCCTGTAATCTGTGGAGGGCGGTCTGCCATACTGCATAGAAGTTGTATGAGACATAATCTTGGAATCTATAGGTCATAAGAATCTGTGATTTACTTGAATTTGATGTGCTTTTGCTGAAAAATATTGGTGTCCTGAGGCAGAAGGTCTGGGAGTGTATCAGTTAACTGTcataagataattatttttgacATGTACTTTCTCTAGTACCAATGTTGAGATTAGTGGGTCTGCCAGAATATTTGAAATGAACTTGCAGAAGAAGAGATTGACATTTATGACTATGTACCTTTGCTTTTACTCAAATATTCTATGGATCTACGTTTAAAAGAATTATTGTAATAGTAAAATTGTTGAGATTAGTGGGTCTGCCAGAATATTTGAAATGAACTTGCAGAAGAAAAGGAAATCGACATTTATGACTATGTACCTTTGCTTTTGCCCAGATATTCTACGGATCTAACCTTTAAAGGAATTATTGGAATCTTCATCTTCGGGGATTAACATCTAGGCTCTAAAATAGCTTTCTTCAAATATTCTATGGATCTAACTTTAAAAGAATTATCGGAATCTTCATCATAAGGGATCTCAGGCTCTAAAAATTCCAACTTTTTATCCAATGCATGATTCTCCACTTTCAGTGCAAAGAAATGGAAAGGTAATCCATAGGTTGCAGTTATGACCTAGATGTGATGTTTGGCTGCCCGGTTGCTCCTTTATATATTTTCGTTTCATTTTCTCAGATTAGTTCTAGAATTGCAAAATAGCCAAAATCGTCCCTGAACTATGGGGCTTAGCTCAATTTGGTCCCTGAACTATGAAAATGTCCAGTTTAGTCCCTAAACTATCATAATCGGCCCAACTTCATCCTTGAATGTGACGTGGCATGCTACGTAGGCTACTCCAGTCACCGCTTAGTCAGTTTGTGGTGTGAAATATCCTTTTTGCCCTCCATCCATAGAGCAGGTTTAAACACAGGCAGCTTCCAGCCCGCATCGACCCGCTCCCTCCCTTGCCATTGATGACCAGCACTACCTAAGAGGGGTGATGACCTGGTTGGGGAGGGAGCGGTCAGCTCGATGTGGGCTGCAAGCTGCCCATGTTAAATCTGCTATATGGATGGAGGGTAAAAAGTTTATTTCACACCCCAAGCTGACTCGGCTGACTGGGCAGTGATAGGACCCTACGTGGCGTGCCATGTTGGATTCAAGGACGAAGTTGGGCCGATTATGATAATTCAGGGACTAAATTGGATGTTTTCATAGTTCGGTGACCAAATGGAGTCGAGCCCCATAGTTCAGGGATGATTTTGGCTATTTTACCTTCTAGAATACTAGAGTATTTAGTTTTCTCTATTTGGCATAGTTTAAGATGACAAATTATATTGAACTTTTGGTTAGAAAATCATATGAAACTTGGAAAGGTGGATAATttgtattttcctttttttattacTTGCTAACAAACCTAAAGTCTTGAATAATACTGGTGCTGCAATCAAGCTGGAAACATGATTTACTGATTGCTGTGTATTCCAATAGAGCATCTGCTCATGATCATCAGGACATAACAGTTCTCACATATTTGGCATGGTCAACTACAAGAACTATTTTAAATAAATCACATGTATTAAGATGGTAAAATTATGTTCTGCATATGTTTCTTTTCAAGGGATGCTTAGCTCTAAATCCAGCAAAAATTGTTGATTGTCCTAGTTCCTGTTGTTAGTGCACTGAAACTGAATAATTGCAAGAGTGCTAAGGTGCATGGTGGTAGGATTGGTTCCTGTGAGTTCTATTGATTTATTGTTATCTGCTTCATCGCAGGTTGATTTAATTCTGGGGTGATTCTTGATTATGATTTTATTAAACTCTTGTTCAATAATTTAGGCTCCATAAATACGACTGATGATGCTCTAGATATATTAAAATCTTCTACCTTCAGTGGATATAATTTTGTACTGTTCTATGTTGGGGTGTAGTAATTTGACGCAGGGCAGGGAGGAAATGGGTTCGCTGCACTCTCTGCGCTGTAGCTGATTACAAATTTCTGTTTTACATATTTCAATGTTTTAACCTCAGTTACGCATGGTGTCTGCAGGGTCTACTCTCAGTAGGCTTTCCTATAGAGAACCGTGGCAGTCCTGTAGGAATGAGTGCGCTGA contains:
- the LOC120709456 gene encoding NPL4-like protein, which encodes MILRIRSRDGTDRITVPDPASATVADLQRLIESHLTVPVPLQRLSLDPALLLPSPSAAVPLLANPAATLASLRLANGAFVYLAYPPDARSARPPPPKALSAAGSFGKKMTMDDLIARQIRVTRQENALCAVASFDRDAANAFQLYVAESLAFAVKRAGFLYGRVDAETKEVFVDFIYEPPQQGAEDVVHLMRDPDEEARVDAIAEGLGMRRVGLVFTQAVGRKASETGEYTMSNREVVQAAQLQAEGGIPEWITAIVKLEVGGDGTGDVHFEAFQMSEICVKLFKDGVLETEVGDTDDPRLSKMRKEVVAGGKDTMEVDNDFFLVPVKISDHQGLLSVGFPIENRGSPVGMSALRSHLDRTKHLNFVKWISDFHLLLKVATFLDVKADVPPLAACVKTQSRVPEGYQLLIESLASQG